The Clostridia bacterium genome contains a region encoding:
- a CDS encoding YbaK/EbsC family protein: MSLENAKLYLQKFGFDKKIMLFDISSATVALASLAVGVSPAQIAKSLTFLLDGKCIMILVAGDCKVDNRLYKDYFGKKATMLTSQQVVEFTNHEIGGVCPFGIPSQISVYLDVSLKANQYVYPSCGTDNSAIKLTIDELEQLSNYTAWVDLTKKIVV; encoded by the coding sequence ATGTCGCTTGAAAATGCTAAACTCTATTTACAAAAATTCGGCTTTGACAAAAAAATTATGTTATTTGACATTAGTTCGGCAACTGTTGCGTTAGCAAGCCTTGCCGTAGGTGTATCTCCCGCTCAAATTGCTAAGTCGCTTACGTTTTTGCTTGACGGCAAATGTATAATGATACTTGTCGCCGGCGATTGCAAGGTCGACAATCGTCTTTATAAAGATTACTTTGGCAAAAAAGCGACCATGCTTACAAGCCAACAAGTTGTGGAATTTACCAATCACGAGATAGGCGGAGTTTGCCCTTTTGGCATACCTAGCCAAATTTCGGTCTATCTTGATGTTTCTTTAAAAGCAAATCAATATGTTTACCCTTCTTGCGGAACAGATAATTCGGCGATAAAATTAACAATAGACGAGCTTGAACAGCTAAGTAATTATACAGCCTGGGTTGACCTTACCAAAAAAATCGTAGTTTAA
- the groL gene encoding chaperonin GroEL (60 kDa chaperone family; promotes refolding of misfolded polypeptides especially under stressful conditions; forms two stacked rings of heptamers to form a barrel-shaped 14mer; ends can be capped by GroES; misfolded proteins enter the barrel where they are refolded when GroES binds), whose amino-acid sequence MAKQLKYGQEARQALESGVNQLADTVKITLGPKGRNVVLERKYGSPLITNDGVTIAKEIELDDPFENMGAQIIKEVSTKTNDVAGDGTTTAVVLAQAIIKEGSKNVAAGANPIILKKGISQAIDACVEKLKQISKPISGKTNIAQVASISAGDEEVGALIADAMEKVGNDGVITVEESKTMRTELSVVEGMQFDRGYASPYMATDLEKMVASLDNPYILITDKKISVIADILPILEQIVKLGQKLLIIAEDVEGEALTTLILNKLRGSFVCVAVKAPGFGDRRKAMLEDIAILTGGTVITDELGLDLKSTTLDMLGRAKQVKVDKDNTIIVEGSGKVKAIKQRVEQIKAQMVACTSDYDKEKYQERLAKLAGGVAVINVGAATELEMKEKKLRIEDALNATRAAVEEGIVPGGGIALLSALSDVEKLILTLSGDQKTGAEIIKHILHAPIMQIANNAGVEGSIIVYNILQANKTNYGYDALNDKYVDMVDSGIIDPTKVVRSALQNAGSIASTLLTTESLVCDIPTPPVAPTAPQNPDMY is encoded by the coding sequence ATGGCAAAACAATTAAAATATGGACAAGAAGCAAGACAAGCTCTCGAAAGCGGAGTTAATCAACTCGCCGACACGGTAAAAATTACGCTTGGACCAAAAGGCAGAAACGTAGTGCTTGAACGCAAATATGGCTCGCCGTTAATTACTAACGACGGCGTTACAATCGCCAAAGAAATAGAGCTAGACGACCCCTTTGAAAATATGGGCGCTCAAATAATTAAAGAAGTATCGACAAAAACTAACGACGTAGCAGGCGACGGCACAACAACAGCCGTAGTACTTGCGCAAGCTATTATTAAAGAAGGTAGCAAAAACGTAGCCGCAGGCGCAAACCCAATTATCCTTAAAAAGGGTATTTCGCAAGCAATCGACGCGTGCGTAGAAAAACTTAAACAAATTAGCAAGCCTATAAGCGGAAAAACCAACATCGCCCAAGTCGCTTCTATCTCGGCAGGCGACGAAGAAGTCGGCGCTTTAATTGCCGACGCTATGGAAAAAGTTGGCAACGACGGCGTTATCACGGTAGAAGAAAGTAAAACTATGCGTACCGAATTAAGCGTAGTTGAAGGTATGCAATTTGACAGAGGTTACGCTTCTCCTTATATGGCAACCGACCTAGAAAAGATGGTTGCAAGCCTAGATAACCCTTATATTTTAATTACCGACAAAAAGATTAGCGTTATTGCCGATATTCTACCTATATTAGAACAAATTGTAAAATTAGGACAAAAACTACTTATTATAGCCGAAGACGTGGAGGGCGAAGCGCTTACTACGCTTATACTTAACAAACTTCGTGGTTCGTTTGTATGCGTAGCGGTTAAAGCTCCCGGCTTTGGCGATAGAAGAAAAGCTATGCTAGAAGATATCGCAATTCTTACAGGCGGAACAGTAATTACCGACGAACTAGGTCTTGACCTTAAATCTACAACCCTTGATATGCTAGGCAGAGCTAAACAAGTAAAAGTTGACAAGGACAATACAATTATTGTAGAGGGTTCGGGCAAAGTTAAAGCTATCAAGCAAAGAGTAGAACAAATTAAAGCTCAAATGGTAGCTTGCACAAGCGACTATGACAAAGAAAAATATCAAGAAAGGCTGGCTAAACTTGCAGGCGGAGTAGCCGTTATAAACGTAGGCGCAGCAACCGAACTTGAAATGAAAGAGAAAAAATTGCGTATTGAAGACGCTCTTAATGCAACCAGAGCGGCGGTAGAAGAAGGCATTGTTCCCGGTGGCGGAATTGCGCTCTTATCGGCTCTAAGCGACGTTGAAAAACTTATTCTTACTCTTTCGGGCGACCAAAAGACAGGCGCTGAGATAATCAAACACATCTTACACGCTCCAATAATGCAAATTGCAAATAACGCAGGCGTAGAAGGCAGTATAATTGTTTATAATATTCTACAAGCTAACAAAACTAATTATGGTTACGACGCTCTTAACGACAAGTATGTCGATATGGTTGATAGCGGTATTATTGACCCGACAAAAGTAGTAAGAAGCGCGCTACAAAATGCAGGCAGTATTGCAAGCACCTTGCTTACAACCGAAAGCTTAGTTTGCGATATACCTACTCCACCCGTAGCTCCTACCGCTCCGCAAAATCCAGATATGTACTAA
- a CDS encoding DUF2871 family protein: MKNSKTNKNLSIKELISTFIAFITLALVVEVAILVTTKLVGWQPSIMGRPWVVSAHVHIMVLGAFFTLIMMLLDKSYSITKTKLFKPFFITYLVGFSLLLAFILYKGFVQLLDATIINGLLQAGAGLAHITMFVSLFMFCAVLKDACKEKPLLNKEQPYVLSSNNDQSNTK, encoded by the coding sequence ATGAAAAATAGTAAGACGAACAAAAATTTATCGATTAAGGAATTAATTTCTACTTTTATTGCCTTTATTACTCTTGCCCTAGTTGTAGAAGTAGCAATTCTTGTGACAACAAAACTTGTGGGTTGGCAACCGTCAATTATGGGTAGACCCTGGGTAGTCTCGGCGCACGTACATATTATGGTGCTTGGAGCTTTCTTTACCCTTATAATGATGCTACTTGACAAAAGTTATTCGATTACTAAGACTAAATTATTTAAACCTTTCTTTATTACCTATCTTGTAGGATTTAGCTTGCTACTTGCCTTTATATTATACAAAGGATTTGTTCAACTACTTGACGCAACAATCATTAACGGGCTACTGCAAGCCGGCGCAGGTCTTGCTCACATCACTATGTTTGTAAGTTTGTTTATGTTTTGCGCCGTACTTAAAGATGCTTGCAAAGAAAAACCGTTGCTAAATAAAGAACAACCTTATGTTCTTAGCTCAAACAACGACCAGTCAAATACAAAATAA
- a CDS encoding helix-turn-helix transcriptional regulator has translation MLNLVEIGTNIRHLRTSLNITQDELATTLLVSRQAISRWEQGLALPTIDNICCLVELFGVNVETLLCLDNPKQLSEDDLFADCSHNYVIGQIVQGKTNINLANCIDQFNLEERMLILKSIKKNRERYLNTDMEALWNMLTGLEKQFFNSKLYKEEIKTNKFRRRI, from the coding sequence ATGCTTAACTTAGTCGAGATAGGAACGAATATACGACATCTTAGAACTTCGCTCAACATTACGCAAGACGAATTAGCCACAACTCTGCTTGTGTCTAGACAAGCTATAAGCCGTTGGGAACAAGGTTTAGCCTTGCCTACCATTGATAATATCTGTTGTCTTGTCGAATTATTTGGCGTTAATGTAGAAACTTTGCTTTGCCTTGACAACCCTAAACAGCTCAGCGAAGACGACTTATTTGCAGATTGTTCGCATAACTATGTTATCGGGCAAATCGTACAGGGCAAAACGAATATAAATCTTGCAAATTGCATAGACCAATTTAACTTAGAAGAACGTATGCTTATACTAAAAAGCATTAAAAAAAATAGAGAAAGATATCTAAATACTGATATGGAAGCTCTTTGGAATATGCTAACTGGCTTAGAAAAGCAATTTTTTAATTCAAAATTATATAAAGAAGAAATAAAAACTAATAAATTTAGGAGGAGAATATGA